The proteins below come from a single Acaryochloris sp. CCMEE 5410 genomic window:
- a CDS encoding WcaF family extracellular polysaccharide biosynthesis acetyltransferase, with protein sequence MRLDQYTVGQYTPGAPYIKQLLWYFLGQPLFRSYWLPISGLKVRLLRLFGAQVGKGVRVKPGVNIKFPWRIVIGNYVWLGEQVWLDNVVKIRIDDHVCISQGAYLGTGNHDWRDPNFALRLSPIHLESRSWVGAKAIVGPGVTMGQGAVLCLGSVAGKTLEPMTIYAGNPARPVKTRQMNKTEFEPVTLPM encoded by the coding sequence ATGCGTCTAGATCAATACACTGTAGGTCAATACACTCCAGGTGCGCCCTATATCAAACAGCTCCTGTGGTACTTCCTCGGCCAACCCCTGTTCCGAAGTTATTGGCTCCCCATCTCTGGCCTAAAAGTAAGGCTACTGCGGCTTTTTGGCGCTCAGGTGGGTAAAGGCGTTAGAGTCAAACCTGGTGTCAACATCAAATTTCCATGGCGGATTGTAATTGGTAATTATGTCTGGTTGGGTGAGCAAGTCTGGCTTGATAACGTGGTTAAAATTCGCATTGACGATCATGTCTGTATTTCCCAAGGAGCCTATCTAGGCACCGGCAATCATGACTGGCGAGATCCCAATTTTGCCCTTAGACTGTCTCCGATTCACCTAGAATCAAGATCCTGGGTTGGAGCAAAAGCCATAGTTGGGCCAGGGGTGACGATGGGGCAAGGTGCCGTGTTATGTCTGGGAAGTGTTGCAGGCAAGACTCTAGAACCGATGACCATTTATGCGGGTAATCCCGCCCGCCCCGTCAAAACTCGGCAAATGAATAAAACCGAATTTGAGCCAGTGACCTTACCGATGTGA
- a CDS encoding Uma2 family endonuclease, with protein sequence MQVTENQPDAAIVYPVSDGEPVAETYDHLYAILVTLEVLRQHLDGQQATVLANQFLYYAQGLPKLRVAPDVMVIFGVEPGGRDSYKVWEEGEVPRVVFEMTSKGTQQEDQIFKRRLYAQIGVEEYWLFDPKGEWLESPLMGYRLVGDDYVLIADSCSQALGLQLQVEGTLIGFTSLATGERLLAPAELSHELVQEQQRAERLREQLRALGVDPVE encoded by the coding sequence ATGCAGGTTACTGAAAACCAACCCGATGCAGCCATTGTTTATCCAGTATCGGATGGTGAACCTGTGGCAGAAACCTATGATCATCTCTACGCGATCTTAGTGACGTTAGAGGTGCTGCGACAGCATCTTGACGGACAGCAAGCGACGGTGTTAGCAAATCAGTTCCTATACTATGCCCAAGGGTTGCCGAAATTACGAGTGGCCCCAGATGTGATGGTTATTTTTGGAGTTGAACCAGGGGGGAGGGATAGCTACAAAGTTTGGGAGGAGGGAGAGGTACCTAGAGTTGTCTTTGAAATGACATCGAAGGGTACTCAACAGGAAGACCAAATTTTTAAGCGTCGCCTCTATGCTCAGATTGGAGTAGAGGAATATTGGTTGTTTGATCCAAAGGGAGAATGGTTGGAGTCTCCATTGATGGGGTATCGCCTTGTGGGGGATGACTATGTTTTGATTGCGGATAGTTGCAGTCAGGCTTTGGGGTTGCAATTACAAGTGGAAGGGACGTTGATTGGCTTTACAAGTCTGGCGACGGGAGAACGACTATTAGCACCAGCAGAACTCAGTCATGAATTGGTACAAGAACAACAACGTGCGGAGCGATTACGGGAACAGTTAAGGGCTTTGGGTGTGGATCCGGTTGAATAG
- a CDS encoding PhoX family phosphatase: protein MSISRREFLLFMGAASTMVACNASTNRLYRSSTATEATISFKPVRVPIPLDIEGLSPEQQKQTYSTYQVIDDLVLPEGYIYDTIAAWGDPVGDSRFGYNNDFVSFVETAPNSGYLSINFEYISGKTWMQTYEQVLGKSLPFDQVRSAMGQEKIDAFALPADNPLKQQIEAIAKEGLIDQGIGVIAVQAQKGKWVRQPSAQDRRISGISGLEDGRYLKATGPGVAVFTKSNKRGYDDNLGSRIIGTFQNCAGGTTPWGTILSAEENFQDQVPEPVMADGSSFPPSHTPFELTEDKVDGRGNPFGLAGNKYGWMVEVDPSNPKDYGTKHTWLGRYRHEAVAVNAMAGQPLAVYSGCDRRGGHLYKFVSAGKVKNPTDKANSKLLENGMLYGAQLNADGTGQWIPLKASTPINPVLPSQVLGESDSGLVTLPNPDRQEGGYIDITNDPDALTFQQTFQTLGDLYEGSASERQGAILVDAHYAANAAGITGLARPEDTTFDPEQKALFVAFTSGGPGEDGGPDQQIFQGPNGETPYEYGWIMKIMEVDDHPAAMQFRWVMVAVGGEPAQDGLGFANPDNLEIDAQGNLWMVTDMSTSKHNLAIPNRSGVDQSKLRGIFGNNTAWYLPLMGTHAGKAFPFAMGPMDSELCGLCLHPNQKALFLTAQHPGEAGGIRQKMASETREIALLTTDGQEFLQTRDVPVGSNWPGKKATDPPKPALVAIYRSDGKALI, encoded by the coding sequence ATGTCCATCAGCCGCAGAGAATTCTTGCTATTTATGGGCGCTGCATCCACCATGGTGGCCTGCAACGCCTCCACGAATAGACTCTACCGTTCGTCCACGGCAACGGAAGCAACGATTTCCTTCAAGCCCGTTCGGGTCCCCATTCCCCTGGACATTGAAGGGCTATCCCCAGAACAGCAAAAGCAAACCTACAGCACCTATCAGGTCATTGATGATTTGGTCTTGCCAGAAGGCTATATCTATGACACCATCGCCGCTTGGGGAGACCCGGTTGGCGATTCTCGGTTTGGCTACAATAATGACTTTGTCTCTTTTGTAGAGACAGCACCAAACTCAGGTTATCTATCGATCAATTTCGAATATATTAGCGGTAAAACCTGGATGCAGACCTATGAGCAGGTTTTAGGCAAGTCTCTCCCATTTGATCAAGTTCGATCCGCTATGGGACAGGAGAAAATTGATGCTTTTGCCCTACCCGCGGACAATCCGCTCAAGCAACAAATTGAAGCGATTGCCAAGGAAGGACTGATTGATCAAGGCATTGGAGTCATTGCCGTCCAAGCCCAAAAAGGCAAATGGGTGCGCCAGCCTTCTGCACAAGATCGACGGATTTCTGGAATATCGGGGTTGGAAGATGGCCGCTATTTAAAAGCGACCGGACCTGGAGTGGCGGTATTTACCAAGTCCAACAAACGGGGCTACGACGATAATTTGGGCAGCCGCATTATTGGCACCTTTCAAAATTGTGCGGGTGGGACCACCCCTTGGGGAACCATCTTGAGTGCCGAAGAGAATTTTCAAGACCAAGTCCCCGAACCCGTGATGGCGGATGGCTCCTCTTTTCCCCCTTCCCATACTCCGTTTGAACTGACGGAAGATAAGGTGGATGGTCGGGGCAATCCCTTTGGTCTGGCTGGGAATAAATATGGCTGGATGGTAGAAGTCGATCCCAGCAATCCCAAGGACTATGGCACCAAGCACACCTGGCTAGGGCGGTATCGCCATGAAGCCGTTGCAGTGAATGCTATGGCAGGTCAGCCTTTGGCCGTGTATTCGGGATGCGATCGCAGGGGCGGTCATCTCTACAAATTCGTCAGTGCTGGCAAAGTCAAAAATCCCACGGACAAAGCCAACTCCAAACTTTTAGAGAACGGCATGCTCTACGGTGCCCAACTGAATGCCGATGGTACGGGTCAATGGATTCCCCTGAAAGCCAGCACTCCCATTAACCCCGTCCTTCCTAGTCAGGTTCTAGGCGAATCTGACTCTGGTCTGGTTACGTTACCCAACCCCGATCGCCAGGAAGGCGGCTACATCGACATCACTAACGATCCAGACGCCTTAACCTTCCAGCAGACCTTTCAAACCTTGGGCGATCTCTATGAAGGCAGCGCCAGCGAACGTCAAGGGGCGATCCTGGTCGATGCTCACTATGCAGCCAATGCGGCTGGAATTACTGGCTTAGCCAGACCCGAAGACACCACCTTTGATCCAGAACAGAAGGCGCTTTTTGTGGCCTTTACTTCCGGTGGGCCAGGGGAAGATGGTGGACCCGATCAACAGATTTTTCAAGGCCCCAATGGAGAAACGCCCTACGAATATGGGTGGATTATGAAAATCATGGAGGTAGACGATCATCCAGCCGCTATGCAGTTCCGGTGGGTGATGGTTGCCGTGGGAGGGGAACCGGCTCAGGATGGCCTTGGGTTTGCCAATCCAGACAACCTAGAAATCGATGCTCAAGGCAATCTGTGGATGGTAACGGACATGTCCACCAGTAAGCACAATCTGGCCATTCCCAATCGTAGTGGTGTTGATCAATCCAAACTACGAGGAATCTTCGGCAATAATACAGCCTGGTATTTACCTTTGATGGGCACCCATGCGGGTAAAGCCTTTCCTTTTGCGATGGGTCCGATGGATAGTGAGCTTTGTGGGTTATGTCTACATCCAAATCAAAAAGCGCTCTTTTTAACGGCCCAACATCCAGGTGAAGCAGGCGGTATCCGGCAAAAAATGGCATCTGAGACCCGAGAGATCGCCCTGCTAACCACAGATGGTCAGGAATTCCTACAGACTCGGGATGTGCCCGTCGGTTCAAACTGGCCTGGGAAAAAAGCAACGGACCCGCCTAAACCCGCTTTGGTTGCTATCTATCGCTCGGATGGCAAAGCCTTGATTTAA
- the glsA gene encoding glutaminase A, with protein MSELQALLESLHQTYQQQDAGQLACYIPELCKADPNWFAISIVTTDGQTFQVGNCQQTFTIQSISKVFVYGMALADHGRDALLAKVGVEPTGDPFNSLIRLDEDSKRPDNPMINAGAIATTSLIQGNGPTERLNRLLEMFRRYVGHEVFIDMPVFMSERDTGHRNRAIAHLMLNFGMIDKNIDEALDLYFQQCSVLVNCHDLAVMAATLAHKGINPITQERAVESGYVKDILSVMYTCGMYDFAGEWAYKVGLPAKSGVSGGIMAVVPNRAGIAVFSPLLDEYGNSIRGSRVLELGIRVIQV; from the coding sequence ATGTCGGAGTTACAAGCCCTTCTCGAATCCCTACATCAAACCTACCAGCAGCAAGATGCTGGACAACTCGCCTGCTATATTCCTGAACTGTGTAAAGCCGATCCCAATTGGTTTGCCATTTCCATCGTCACCACCGATGGTCAAACTTTCCAAGTAGGGAACTGCCAGCAAACCTTTACCATCCAGTCCATTTCCAAGGTTTTTGTCTACGGCATGGCCCTTGCTGATCATGGCCGGGACGCCTTACTCGCAAAAGTAGGCGTTGAGCCCACCGGAGATCCCTTCAATTCTCTGATTCGTCTAGACGAAGACTCCAAACGCCCTGACAATCCCATGATCAATGCGGGGGCGATCGCCACAACCAGCTTAATTCAAGGCAATGGTCCCACCGAGCGCCTCAACCGATTGTTGGAAATGTTTCGTCGCTATGTGGGCCATGAAGTCTTTATCGATATGCCCGTGTTTATGTCTGAACGGGATACCGGGCATCGCAACCGAGCCATTGCCCACTTAATGCTCAATTTTGGCATGATCGACAAGAATATCGATGAAGCCCTTGATCTTTATTTCCAGCAATGCTCGGTACTCGTGAATTGCCATGACTTAGCCGTGATGGCAGCCACCCTAGCTCATAAGGGCATCAATCCCATCACCCAAGAACGGGCGGTTGAATCTGGCTATGTCAAAGATATTCTTAGTGTAATGTATACCTGCGGTATGTATGACTTTGCTGGAGAATGGGCCTATAAAGTCGGTTTACCTGCAAAGAGTGGCGTTTCAGGGGGGATTATGGCCGTGGTTCCCAACCGAGCCGGCATCGCCGTATTTTCTCCCCTGCTGGATGAATATGGGAATAGCATTCGGGGCAGTCGAGTTCTAGAACTTGGCATTCGCGTTATCCAAGTCTGA
- a CDS encoding phytanoyl-CoA dioxygenase family protein, with amino-acid sequence MELATPPTTPSMFLQQTFRQQGYVVIKNFFSPQEMATLIEQIESPQSRQCLDQCLTKGTLRFYANLYRHNESIQKFVSQPKIVNFLYPFIGSDFWVRWDQAVAKGPGAKTFPWHQDNAYNGFKQTHYQLWVALTSMTIENGGLWLVPGSHHQLLPHRKINNHMVYQGEPESPTFITAEVGDIVLFSSLTLHKTTPNTTEGIRWAYVIEYMSTNDYDPGIAPPFLKVANQGQPQAEFVQSYRGRNPINRLKHRLSRREISQILEWQ; translated from the coding sequence ATGGAATTAGCGACACCCCCAACGACTCCTTCCATGTTCCTTCAACAGACCTTTAGGCAGCAGGGATACGTTGTCATCAAGAATTTCTTCTCTCCCCAAGAGATGGCGACCCTGATTGAGCAAATCGAATCTCCCCAGAGCCGTCAATGTTTAGATCAATGTCTAACCAAAGGCACTCTGAGATTCTATGCCAACCTCTATCGTCATAATGAATCGATTCAAAAATTTGTTTCTCAGCCTAAAATTGTCAATTTCCTCTACCCATTTATCGGTTCAGACTTCTGGGTGAGATGGGATCAAGCGGTTGCTAAAGGGCCAGGGGCAAAAACCTTTCCCTGGCACCAAGACAACGCCTATAACGGCTTTAAGCAGACCCACTATCAACTTTGGGTCGCGCTTACCTCGATGACTATTGAAAATGGTGGTCTTTGGCTAGTGCCTGGGAGCCATCACCAGCTACTGCCCCATCGAAAAATCAATAACCATATGGTTTATCAAGGGGAACCTGAATCACCCACCTTTATTACGGCAGAGGTCGGAGATATCGTCTTGTTTTCATCTTTAACGCTGCATAAAACAACTCCCAACACAACAGAAGGCATCCGCTGGGCTTATGTCATTGAGTACATGTCCACCAATGATTATGATCCGGGTATCGCCCCCCCTTTTCTAAAGGTTGCGAACCAGGGACAGCCCCAGGCAGAATTTGTCCAATCCTATCGAGGACGTAACCCCATCAACCGTCTTAAACATCGTTTGTCTCGACGGGAAATTAGTCAGATTCTGGAGTGGCAGTAG
- the gntT gene encoding guanitoxin biosynthesis MATE family efflux transporter GntT, giving the protein MGLSIPAHYRSFLPRFYQLAVVSALSNMMVPLAGLFDTAFLGHLDDIRHLAGVILGSVLFDYLYRILKFFRNSTNAITAQAEGEKNHQEVLLAALRSSMVAIAVAILILLLQYPLQRLGFAVLSGSPEIEAAGLDYFNARIWGAPAVLLNFVLIGWFLGREMNRIVLIISLVGNGSNVLMDYLMINRWGWESMGAGLATALSQYLALGVALVAVVFSIEWATVPAALKQIWDIAAFKSTLLLKGNILIRFLALISAYAIFTNLSATLGTTILAENGLLLQIALLSQFTVNGVGLTTQTLVGNFKGRGESELMMPVLYTSMVHGLLISLPFAVLSVLFPVTVFGLLTSHTEVSYAIHTYVIWLVPLLSLTAVAFVLEGYFIGLKEGAILRNSALTALGIGYAPIAIAGWYYQNNHLLWTSLTVYMATLTFSLSLQILKNQQTFQSSLSQT; this is encoded by the coding sequence ATGGGCTTATCAATCCCGGCTCACTATAGAAGTTTTCTCCCTCGCTTTTATCAGCTCGCTGTTGTGAGTGCCCTATCGAATATGATGGTGCCTCTGGCGGGTTTGTTTGATACGGCCTTCCTGGGACATCTCGACGATATTCGCCACCTAGCTGGGGTGATCTTGGGCAGCGTTCTCTTCGATTACCTCTACCGCATTCTCAAGTTTTTTAGAAATAGTACCAACGCTATTACAGCCCAAGCGGAAGGTGAGAAGAACCATCAAGAGGTTTTGTTGGCTGCATTGCGCAGCAGCATGGTTGCGATCGCAGTAGCCATCCTCATCCTTCTCCTCCAATATCCCTTGCAGCGTTTGGGTTTTGCCGTCTTGTCAGGGTCTCCAGAGATCGAAGCAGCCGGGCTTGACTACTTTAATGCCCGGATTTGGGGAGCCCCTGCCGTATTGCTCAACTTTGTGTTGATTGGCTGGTTCTTGGGGCGGGAAATGAACCGGATTGTCCTGATTATTTCTCTGGTGGGCAATGGTTCCAACGTTCTGATGGACTACTTAATGATTAACCGCTGGGGTTGGGAGAGTATGGGAGCCGGGTTAGCAACGGCCCTCAGTCAATACTTAGCTTTGGGGGTGGCGTTGGTCGCAGTGGTCTTTAGCATTGAATGGGCCACGGTGCCTGCCGCCCTAAAGCAGATTTGGGATATCGCTGCCTTCAAATCCACCCTGCTGCTGAAAGGGAATATTCTGATCCGTTTTTTGGCCTTGATTTCCGCCTATGCCATTTTCACCAATCTCAGCGCCACTTTGGGTACGACTATCCTGGCGGAGAATGGTTTGCTGCTCCAAATTGCTTTGCTGAGTCAGTTCACGGTGAATGGGGTGGGACTTACCACTCAGACTCTAGTGGGCAACTTTAAGGGTAGAGGAGAGTCAGAACTGATGATGCCGGTTCTCTATACGTCAATGGTTCATGGACTGCTAATCTCTCTGCCCTTTGCGGTGCTGTCCGTGCTCTTTCCGGTGACGGTGTTTGGTCTATTGACCAGCCATACGGAGGTGAGCTATGCCATCCATACCTATGTGATCTGGCTGGTGCCCCTACTGAGTCTAACGGCGGTGGCCTTTGTATTAGAAGGATATTTTATTGGTCTCAAAGAGGGTGCTATTCTTCGAAATTCTGCGTTGACGGCATTGGGAATCGGCTATGCACCGATTGCGATCGCGGGTTGGTATTACCAAAATAATCATCTGCTATGGACCTCCCTCACGGTTTACATGGCTACCCTGACGTTTTCTCTTTCCTTACAGATTCTGAAAAATCAACAGACCTTTCAATCATCCCTAAGCCAAACCTAA
- a CDS encoding glycosyltransferase family 2 protein, which yields MLLSIIILTKDEAANLPICLSSLQPLGADIYIVDSGSTDETIDIARQYGCKVYKHAFENYAKQLNWALTNLPIQTSWVMRLDADERVTPELSSELQQKLSNTPQEISGYQVKRRVFFMGRWIKHGGYYPTWLLRIWRTGSGTCEQRWMDEHMVLSQGKIANLKNDIIDENQKGLTFWTNKHNHYADREIQDMLGVLLDSDDPLIHNQQRSQAQQRRWVKNNLYSRSPLFLRAFIYFLLRYTVGLGFLDGMEGLVFHFLQGFWYRFLVDAKLYEQRQQERKHSPNPIKPSSLASGRSL from the coding sequence ATGTTACTCTCCATTATCATTCTGACTAAAGACGAGGCGGCTAATCTACCAATCTGTCTATCTAGCTTGCAACCACTCGGGGCAGATATTTATATTGTTGACTCTGGTAGTACCGATGAAACTATCGACATTGCCCGTCAATATGGTTGCAAAGTTTATAAACATGCTTTTGAAAATTATGCCAAACAACTAAACTGGGCCCTTACGAATTTACCAATCCAAACCTCCTGGGTTATGAGGTTAGATGCTGATGAACGGGTAACACCAGAGCTTAGCTCCGAACTTCAGCAAAAACTCTCCAATACTCCCCAAGAGATTAGCGGCTACCAAGTCAAACGTCGCGTTTTTTTCATGGGACGTTGGATCAAACACGGTGGCTATTACCCCACTTGGCTTCTACGTATATGGCGCACTGGCAGCGGCACCTGCGAACAACGCTGGATGGATGAGCATATGGTTCTATCTCAAGGCAAAATCGCCAATCTCAAGAACGACATCATTGACGAAAATCAAAAAGGTCTTACTTTCTGGACTAATAAGCACAATCACTACGCCGATCGTGAAATCCAAGATATGCTCGGCGTTCTCTTAGATTCAGATGACCCCCTGATCCATAATCAACAACGATCTCAAGCACAGCAACGCCGCTGGGTTAAGAATAATCTTTACTCTCGATCTCCCCTTTTCCTACGAGCCTTTATTTATTTCCTCCTGCGTTACACGGTTGGCCTTGGTTTTCTTGATGGTATGGAAGGACTGGTTTTTCATTTTCTTCAAGGCTTTTGGTATCGCTTCCTCGTCGATGCCAAACTCTATGAACAACGCCAGCAGGAAAGGAAGCATTCGCCAAACCCCATCAAACCAAGCTCCTTGGCCTCCGGTAGGAGTCTGTAG
- a CDS encoding Uma2 family endonuclease, translating into MQLIETKPVLLDVRGITLRVTHAEFERLCQDNPDLRLELTASGELITMPPAGWESSKRNAELTRLVGNWNQETALGRVFDSSGGFTLPNGAVRSPDVTWIAVSKLEGVSGDIAFPAIVPDFVIELRSKTDALKTLQEKMREYQEAGVQLGWLIDPQNQQVEIYRLGKDVEIRRLPTDLEGENVLPGLTIDLAWMLH; encoded by the coding sequence GTGCAATTAATCGAAACCAAGCCTGTTTTGCTAGACGTGCGGGGAATTACTCTGCGTGTTACCCATGCAGAGTTTGAGCGGTTATGTCAAGACAATCCAGATCTACGGCTAGAGTTAACGGCATCAGGAGAATTGATCACCATGCCACCAGCGGGATGGGAAAGCTCGAAGCGGAATGCCGAACTGACTAGATTAGTGGGTAACTGGAATCAGGAAACTGCGTTAGGAAGAGTCTTTGATTCTTCCGGTGGCTTTACTTTGCCCAATGGCGCGGTTCGATCACCGGATGTCACCTGGATTGCGGTCTCGAAACTGGAGGGAGTCTCTGGTGATATTGCTTTTCCAGCTATCGTTCCTGATTTTGTGATTGAATTGCGTTCAAAAACTGATGCTTTGAAAACTCTACAAGAGAAGATGAGAGAGTACCAGGAAGCAGGGGTCCAATTGGGTTGGTTGATTGATCCGCAAAACCAACAGGTTGAGATCTATCGACTAGGCAAGGATGTTGAGATACGGCGGTTACCCACTGATTTAGAGGGGGAAAATGTGCTACCGGGTTTGACAATTGATCTGGCTTGGATGTTGCATTAA
- a CDS encoding glycosyltransferase yields the protein MKVLHIIPSLSPIRGGPSLAAIEMVESLNFNGIEASIITTNDHGDRQLKISTKDWTNYKGVPVHFFSRYSPIIAPIREFSYSSDLTSWLWNNIHNYDLLHIHAIFSYPSTVAMAFARWKQVPYIVRPLGQLCHWSLSQQAIKKKTYLSLIEKKNLTQSQGIHFTSQAEENEASSLGLNAPSFVVPHGLHVPEKVSNASTKLRAQLQLSTKTPIITFLSRLHPKKGLEYLITALSSLKDNPFLFLIAGSGDSDYESYLKNLINEHQLSDLTHFLGFVEGETKNLLLQGSDLFALTSHSENFGVAVLEALAAGLPALVTPGVALSELVLQQQLGYVPPLEETAITNALLHCLKNPEEAKLMGERARRFIQENYTWDKVTINLIEVYQTILRREPNQQYSFSTSRP from the coding sequence ATGAAAGTACTTCATATCATTCCATCCTTATCTCCCATTAGGGGTGGTCCCAGTCTCGCAGCTATTGAAATGGTAGAAAGTCTTAATTTCAATGGCATTGAGGCTTCGATAATCACTACAAATGATCATGGCGACCGACAACTAAAAATCTCAACTAAGGATTGGACTAACTATAAAGGTGTTCCTGTTCATTTTTTTTCTAGATACTCACCTATAATTGCACCCATAAGAGAGTTTTCTTATTCCTCAGACCTAACATCTTGGCTTTGGAATAATATTCATAATTACGACTTACTCCATATCCATGCCATTTTTTCATACCCTTCTACAGTGGCAATGGCGTTCGCGCGATGGAAACAAGTACCCTATATTGTTCGCCCTCTAGGACAATTATGTCATTGGTCTTTAAGTCAACAAGCTATAAAGAAAAAAACCTATCTAAGCCTAATAGAGAAAAAGAACCTTACACAAAGTCAGGGTATACACTTTACATCCCAAGCAGAAGAGAATGAAGCTTCATCTTTAGGTCTCAACGCTCCGAGTTTCGTTGTACCCCATGGATTACATGTTCCAGAAAAAGTTAGTAATGCTTCTACAAAATTACGAGCCCAACTACAGTTATCAACTAAAACTCCCATCATCACATTCTTATCTCGTCTTCACCCCAAAAAAGGTCTTGAGTACTTGATTACAGCTCTGAGTAGCCTCAAAGATAATCCTTTCTTATTCTTGATTGCTGGTTCTGGAGATTCTGACTATGAAAGTTATCTTAAAAACTTAATTAATGAGCATCAATTAAGCGATCTCACTCACTTTCTTGGTTTCGTGGAAGGTGAAACAAAGAACCTATTATTACAAGGTTCTGATCTTTTTGCCCTCACGTCCCATTCCGAAAACTTCGGTGTTGCTGTTCTTGAAGCCTTAGCTGCAGGTTTACCGGCACTTGTCACACCAGGCGTGGCTTTATCCGAGCTTGTCCTCCAGCAACAACTTGGATATGTCCCTCCTTTAGAAGAAACAGCCATTACTAATGCCCTTCTTCATTGTCTAAAAAATCCAGAAGAAGCCAAACTGATGGGAGAACGTGCCCGTAGATTTATCCAAGAAAACTATACCTGGGATAAAGTTACAATCAACTTAATTGAGGTTTACCAAACAATTCTCCGACGAGAACCAAACCAACAGTATTCATTTTCGACCTCACGACCTTAG
- a CDS encoding Uma2 family endonuclease, whose translation MVKTSPPLSLEEFLKQPERKPAFEYIDGKLYPKPMPKRQHSLLQSELCMAINAASKPNKVAYAFPELRCTFGGCSLIPDLAILDWDKIELDAEGIPVDDVYIAPDWTIEILCPDQSANQVTANIVHCLKYGCQLGWLVDPRDQSIMVFEPDQLPTLFQGEEALIVPNQINLTLCAKDIFDWLKLR comes from the coding sequence ATGGTCAAGACTTCTCCTCCACTGAGTTTAGAGGAATTTCTCAAACAACCTGAGCGTAAACCGGCTTTTGAGTACATTGACGGCAAACTCTATCCTAAGCCAATGCCCAAACGTCAACATTCCTTACTGCAAAGCGAACTGTGTATGGCAATAAATGCTGCAAGTAAGCCGAACAAGGTGGCCTATGCATTTCCGGAGCTGCGCTGTACATTTGGGGGCTGTTCGCTTATTCCGGATTTAGCGATTCTTGACTGGGATAAAATCGAGTTAGATGCAGAGGGGATTCCGGTAGATGATGTCTATATTGCACCGGATTGGACTATCGAGATCCTTTGCCCTGATCAAAGTGCGAATCAGGTAACAGCGAATATCGTCCATTGTTTAAAGTATGGTTGTCAGTTGGGTTGGTTAGTTGATCCTAGGGATCAATCGATTATGGTTTTTGAACCGGATCAACTTCCAACACTATTTCAAGGTGAAGAAGCTTTAATTGTTCCTAATCAAATTAACTTAACTTTATGTGCAAAAGATATTTTTGATTGGCTTAAGTTAAGGTGA